A region of the Arenibacter antarcticus genome:
TATAGAGATTAATGGAAATGGTGCCCAAAGCTCAGAATCCGACATGTCGGAGGATGCTGCCGCTAGTCCTGACGTCAATATAAAAGCGGTGGAGAAAACCGTGGAGGAGGCAAAAGAGCATACTTCCCCCGCAGTTATGGACTTTAATGGCTCCGATAAATTCTATTCCCCATTGGTGAAAAATATTGCCAAACAGGAGGGGATTAGCGTGGCCGAGCTAGACGCTATAACGGGAACGGGAAGTGAAGGAAGAGTCACCAAAAATGACATATTGGAATACATTGCCAAAGGGAAGCCAAGTGGGGAGCATTCTTCTGTGGGGGTTACTGAGGCAACAGATAATGTTGTAGAGGAACGCATAAATGTTGCGCAAAAATTGGTTCCAACAAAGGTGCAGGAGGTTAAGTCCAATACGACCTTGACTCAGCCGGATAACGGGGACGAACATATTCCTTTATCCAGGATGGGGAAGTTAATAGCCCATCATATGAATGCCAGTCTGGCTACTTCTGCCCACGTACAAAGCTTTGTAGAGGTGGATGTGACCAATGTAGTGAATTGGAGGAATAAGGTAAAAGAAAGCTTTGAGAAAAGGGAAGGGGAGAAACTAACGTTTACCCCAATTTTTATGGAGGCAGTGGCCCTTGCTTTAAAGAAATACCCTATGGTCAATATCTCCTTGGAGGGAGAAACAATAATCAAGAAAAAAAATATAAATATTGGGATGGCAGCAGCTTTGCCTGATGGAAATTTAATTGTTCCAGTCATAAAAAATGCAGATCAATTAAATTTGGTAGGCATGGCAAAGGCGGTGAACGATTTGGCTAGAAGAGCTAGGACCAACGCCTTAAAACCCGATGAGGTAAAAGAGGGCACCTATACAGTAACCAATGTGGGGACTTTTGGAAGTGTTTTTGGAACACCTATAATCAATCAACCACAAGTAGGGATCCTTGCCTTGGGAGCCATTAGAAAAATACCTGCTGTCGTTGAGACTAAAGAGGGCGATTTTATTGCCATTAGGAGCAAGATGTACCTGTCGCATAGTTATGATCATAGGGTCGTAAACGGTGCTTTGGGCGGAATGTTCGTAAAG
Encoded here:
- a CDS encoding dihydrolipoamide acetyltransferase family protein, with protein sequence MSKFELKLPQMGESVAEATLTSWLKEVGDTIEMDEAVFEIATDKVDSEVPSEVDGVLVEKLYAIDDVIKVGQTVAIIEINGNGAQSSESDMSEDAAASPDVNIKAVEKTVEEAKEHTSPAVMDFNGSDKFYSPLVKNIAKQEGISVAELDAITGTGSEGRVTKNDILEYIAKGKPSGEHSSVGVTEATDNVVEERINVAQKLVPTKVQEVKSNTTLTQPDNGDEHIPLSRMGKLIAHHMNASLATSAHVQSFVEVDVTNVVNWRNKVKESFEKREGEKLTFTPIFMEAVALALKKYPMVNISLEGETIIKKKNINIGMAAALPDGNLIVPVIKNADQLNLVGMAKAVNDLARRARTNALKPDEVKEGTYTVTNVGTFGSVFGTPIINQPQVGILALGAIRKIPAVVETKEGDFIAIRSKMYLSHSYDHRVVNGALGGMFVKAVADYLEAWDVNREV